A single genomic interval of Mycteria americana isolate JAX WOST 10 ecotype Jacksonville Zoo and Gardens chromosome 20, USCA_MyAme_1.0, whole genome shotgun sequence harbors:
- the LOC142418997 gene encoding parathyroid hormone 4-like codes for MFLPQRSLQTVTFLAILFFACFATCQDTENKRAVTEHQLMHDKGRAFQGLKRLMWLHNALGSVHTASSRDISLSNAMGDSQKSQDPSDLYNSISRDETSSLMKQLLELMEEQQGFPPLKQLDLLQYVKTPKGNWNPQDLFDLLQIKELGSKRNPSTQPQNFSH; via the exons atgttccTGCCCCAGAGATCTCTGCAGACGGTTACATTTTTGGCAattcttttttttgcctgttttgcaACGTGTCAAGACACTGAAAA TAAAAGAGCAGTGACGGAGCATCAGCTCATGCATGACAAAGGGAGGGCATTTCAAGGGCTGAAGCGCCTGATGTGGCTCCACAATGCCCTAGGTAGCGTGcacacagccagcagcagggatATTTCACTTTCAAATGCCATGGGGGATTCTCAGAAGAGCCAAGATCCCTCAGATCTCTACAACAGCATCAGCAGAGACGAGACCTCAAGCCTGATGAAGCAGCTGCTGGAACTGATGGAAGAACAGCAGGGCTTCCCCCCGTTAAAGCAGCTGGATTTGCTGCAGTATGTGAAGACCCCGAAGGGTAATTGGAACCCACAAGACCTTTTCGACCTCCTTCAAATCAAAGAGCTGGGCAGCAAGAGAAATCCTAGCACCCAGCCACAGAACTTTTCCCACTAG
- the STK38 gene encoding serine/threonine-protein kinase 38 codes for MAMTGPTPCSSMSNHTKERVTMTKVTLENFYSNLIAQHEEREMRQKKLEQMMEEEGLKDEEKRIRRSAHAQKETEFLRLKRTRLGLEDFESLKVIGRGAFGEVRLVQKKDTGHVYAMKILRKADMLEKEQVGHIRAERDILVEADSLWVVKMFYSFQDKLNLYLIMEFLPGGDMMTLLMKKDTLTEEETQFYIAETVLAIDSIHQLGFIHRDIKPDNLLLDSKGHVKLSDFGLCTGLKKAHRTEFYRNLNHSLPSDFTFQNMNSKRKAETWKRNRRQLAFSTVGTPDYIAPEVFMQTGYNKLCDWWSLGVIMYEMLIGYPPFCSETPQETYKKVMNWKETLTFPPEVPISDKAKDLILRFCCEWEHRIGASGVEEIKSNPFFEGVDWEHIRERPAAISIEIKSIDDTSNFDEFPESDILKPTVATSNHPETDYKNKDWVFINYTYKRFEGLTARGAIPSYMKAGK; via the exons ATGGCAATGACAGGCCCAACACCATGCTCGTCCATGAGTAATCACACCAAGGAGCGAGTTACGATGACAAAGGTGACGTTAGAAAACTTCTACAGCAATCTCATCGCACAGCATGAAGAACGAGAGATGAG ACAAAAGAAGCTAGAACAAATGATGGAAGAAGAAGGCTTAAAAGATGAAGAG AAAAGAATCAGGAGGTCAGCACATGCACAAAAGGAAACAGAGTTTCTTCGCCTAAAGAGAACAAGGCTTGGTTTGGAAGACTTTGAGTCTTTAAAAGTAATAGGCAGAGGAGCATTTGGAGAG GTGCGGCTTGTCCAGAAGAAAGATACGGGGCACGTTTATGCAATGAAAATACTACGTAAAGCTGATATGCTTGAAAAAGAGCAG GTTGGCCATATTCGTGCAGAGCGGGACATTCTAGTGGAGGCAGACAGTCTGTGGGTTGTGAAAATGTTCTATAGTTTTCAGGACAAGCTAAACCTCTACCTTATCATGGAGTTCCTGCCTGGAG GTGATATGATGACACTGTTGATGAAAAAAGACACTCTAACAGAAGAAGAGACACAGTTCTATATAGCTGAGACCGTGCTAGCCATCGATTCTATTCATCAGCTGGGTTTTATCCATCGAGACATAAAACCAGACAACCTTCTTCTGGATAGCAAG gGCCACGTAAAACTCTCAGATTTTGGTCTGTGTACTGGACTAAAGAAAGCCCACAGAACAGAATTTTATAGAAACTTGAACCATAGTCTTCCTAGTGACTTCA CTTTCCAGAACATGAAttccaaaaggaaagcagagacttGGAAGAGAAACAGACGGCAGTTG GCTTTTTCTACTGTGGGTACTCCGGATTACATTGCCCCTGAAGTTTTCATGCAGACTGGATACAACAAACTTTGTGACTGGTGGTCACTTGGGGTCATCATGTACGAGATGTTGATTG gttaTCCACCATTCTGTTCTGAGACTCCTCAAGAAACATATAAGAAAGTAATGAATTGGAAAGAGACTCTCACATTTCCTCCAGAAGTTCCAATATCTGATAAAGCAAAGGATCTTATTTTAAG ATTTTGCTGTGAATGGGAGCACAGAATTGGTGCATCTGGTGTGGAGGAAATAAAGAGTAACCCATTCTTTGAAGGGGTTGATTGGGAACATATCAG AGAGAGGCCTGCTGCAAtttcaatagaaattaaaagCATTGATGATACCTCGAACTTTGATGAATTTCCAGAATCTGATATCCTTAAACCCACAG TGGCAACAAGCAACCATCCAGAGACTGACTACAAGAACAAAGACTGGGTTTTTATCAATTACACCTACAAGCGTTTTGAAGGTCTGACAGCCCGAGGAGCAATACCATCCTATATGAAAGCAGGAAAGTAA